In Oryzias melastigma strain HK-1 linkage group LG10, ASM292280v2, whole genome shotgun sequence, a single window of DNA contains:
- the LOC112153034 gene encoding heterogeneous nuclear ribonucleoprotein A/B, which yields MSEAEQQYMETSENGHELDDDFNGAGLGGEGEDGGAENECDQAGDGGDASSQNGGTEGGQIDASKGEEDAGKMFVGGLSWDTSKKDLKDYFSKFGEVTDCTIKMDQQTGRSRGFGFILFKDAASVDKVLEQKEHRLDGRQIDPKRAMAMKKEIVKKIFVGGLKPDLSKEEIEEYFGAFGEIETIELPQDPKTEKRRGFVFITYKDEPSVKKVLEKKYHTVGGSKCEIKIAQPKEVYMQQQYGARGYGGRGRGRGGQGQNWNQGYNNYWNQGYNNHGYGYGQQGYGYGGYGNYDYSGYYGYGGGYDYNQGNTSYGKTPRRGGHQSSYKPY from the exons atgtctgaagcAGAGCAGCAGTACATGGAGACGTCGGAAAACGGTCACGAGCTCGACGATGATTTTAACGGAGCCGGCCTCGGCGGCGAGGGGGAAGACGGCGGCGCCGAGAACGAGTGCGACCAGGCCGGGGACGGCGGGGATGCGAGCTCGCAGAACGGCGGCACGGAAGGAGGCCAGATCGACGCCAGCAAAGGCGAAGAAGATGCGGG aaaaatgtttgttggaGGCCTCAGCTGGGACACCAGCAAGAAAGACCTGAAGGATTACTTCTCCAAATTCGGCGAGGTGACGGATTGTACCATCAAGATGGATCAGCAGACGGGCCGGTCACGAGGGTTCGGCTTTATTCTCTTTAAAGATGCCGCGAGTGTAGACAAG GTTCTTGAACAAAAGGAACACAGGTTAGATGGTCGGCAGATTGACCCCAAGAGGGCGATGGCGATGAAGAAGGAGATAGTCAAAAAGATCTTTGTGGGAGGCCTTAAACCTGACTTGTCAAAGGAGGAAATTGAGGAGTATTTTGGAGCCTTTGGAGag ATCGAGACTATTGAGCTACCGCAGGATCCAAAGACCGAGAAGAGGAGGGGATTTGTATTCATTACATACAAAGATGAGCCTTCAGTCAAAAAAGTTTTGGAGAAGAAATACCACACTGTCGGTGGAAGCAAG TGTGAAATAAAAATCGCTCAACCCAAAGAGGTCTACATGCAGCAGCAGTATGGCGCGCGTGGATACGGTGGACGTGGAAGGGGGCGTGGAG GCCAGGGCCAGAACTGGAATCAAGGCTACAACAACTACTGGAACCAAGGATATAACAACCATGGCTATGGTTATGGACAGCAGGGCTATGGATATGGCGGCTATGGCAACTATGACTACTCTGGTTATTACGGCTATGGGGGTGGCTACGATTACA ACCAGGGCAATACAAGCTATGGGAAAACTCCAAGACGTGGAGGCCACCAGAGTAGCTACAAGCCATACTGA